In Anaerolineales bacterium, a genomic segment contains:
- a CDS encoding PD40 domain-containing protein, whose protein sequence is MTNSFRRAFPIAVLLVLCVPFLSLTSPVRAQGGPSETILDAIFNDLSSRIGKSVSWRRMDGQYLWEEVAVSNDNLGCTVGAGAAPGVTRAWKVDITLRDVGSYEYRTTLNGGVILYCTGTGLGATTGGADPTAPPPVIPVAGGKVAVEALGTTTTTTYNIPVLAYVGDSGNVRVLQAAPNVPATNVTGDANGGRDAASPYWTADAYYDNLTWSPDGSRFAFTKRTENSQELYVATSGSAPLRVATGIMTEIGVAWSLDGTSVLYPVFTGQPSATNPNDVLIQVQGVLATGGQPFVAGSFAFGVGCGGGGYSAAYQRAMMDTGYEGSQKRLVYTGQGILHTTNCTGRGMALTGFDGTVRWTLPNYGRFALSPDGLKIAAVQFAADGSPTSTGLAIIDLVSGAITPLATLPGVDRVVWLPGGATLVYTTNVLSRTVSPPPGSGLDPISGGNGAVNSLGLHTVPATGGASTTLYTTEGFAFGTLSASTQTNLIAFTLITSDAEMILASANGMAAALAAAPVWRIGLTPTLPNQPGYPFFLAGNGMKPVLSTGSAFVAVPAQITGAGSISGTSGNNPLGLVVGGQAYVPAGGNVNVRRQPAVAADNVVGLLRPGDVVIIQSGPQVVNGLRWWNVVRTPDGLSGWVVDQFTNAAGNIENNLMPR, encoded by the coding sequence ATGACCAATTCTTTTCGACGTGCGTTTCCCATTGCAGTACTGCTGGTGCTGTGCGTTCCCTTCCTCTCTCTGACCTCGCCTGTTCGTGCGCAAGGCGGTCCCAGCGAGACCATCCTTGACGCCATTTTCAATGATCTGAGCAGCCGCATTGGGAAAAGCGTTAGCTGGCGACGGATGGATGGGCAGTACCTTTGGGAAGAAGTCGCCGTGAGCAACGACAACCTCGGCTGCACCGTTGGGGCGGGGGCAGCGCCGGGCGTCACCCGCGCTTGGAAGGTCGATATCACCCTGCGTGACGTGGGGAGCTACGAATACCGCACAACGCTGAATGGCGGTGTGATCCTCTACTGCACGGGGACGGGGCTTGGGGCGACAACAGGCGGCGCAGATCCCACCGCGCCGCCGCCAGTGATTCCTGTCGCGGGTGGGAAAGTTGCGGTGGAAGCGCTCGGTACAACTACAACGACAACCTATAACATCCCCGTTTTAGCCTATGTGGGCGACAGTGGCAATGTGCGTGTCTTGCAAGCTGCGCCGAACGTGCCAGCAACAAACGTGACGGGTGATGCCAACGGCGGACGTGACGCCGCCAGCCCCTATTGGACGGCAGACGCCTATTATGACAACCTCACGTGGTCGCCCGATGGCTCGCGCTTTGCCTTCACGAAGCGGACGGAAAACAGCCAAGAACTTTATGTCGCCACCTCGGGCAGCGCACCGCTCCGCGTGGCAACGGGAATCATGACCGAGATCGGGGTTGCGTGGTCGCTGGATGGGACGTCGGTTCTTTATCCCGTCTTTACCGGACAGCCCTCGGCAACCAACCCAAACGATGTACTGATCCAAGTGCAGGGCGTGCTAGCAACTGGTGGACAGCCCTTTGTTGCGGGCAGTTTTGCCTTTGGCGTTGGCTGCGGCGGAGGTGGTTACAGCGCCGCTTACCAACGTGCCATGATGGATACCGGCTATGAAGGGTCGCAAAAACGCCTCGTCTACACCGGACAGGGGATTCTCCACACGACAAACTGCACCGGACGGGGCATGGCGCTGACGGGCTTTGATGGCACCGTCCGCTGGACGCTGCCGAACTATGGACGGTTCGCCCTCTCGCCTGATGGCTTGAAGATTGCCGCCGTTCAGTTTGCGGCGGATGGCAGCCCCACGTCGACTGGCTTGGCAATCATTGACTTGGTCAGCGGCGCGATTACGCCGCTGGCGACCCTCCCCGGTGTGGATCGCGTCGTGTGGCTACCCGGCGGGGCGACACTTGTTTACACGACGAATGTCCTTTCCCGCACGGTCAGCCCGCCGCCGGGCAGTGGGCTTGACCCGATCTCTGGCGGGAACGGCGCGGTCAACAGCCTTGGGCTGCATACTGTCCCCGCAACGGGCGGCGCATCTACGACACTCTACACAACAGAAGGGTTCGCCTTTGGCACATTGAGCGCCAGCACCCAAACGAACCTGATCGCCTTCACCCTGATCACCTCCGACGCGGAGATGATCCTCGCCAGCGCCAACGGGATGGCGGCAGCGTTGGCGGCGGCTCCTGTTTGGCGGATTGGTCTGACGCCCACCCTGCCCAATCAGCCGGGCTATCCCTTCTTCTTAGCGGGCAATGGGATGAAACCTGTTCTCAGCACGGGGAGCGCGTTCGTCGCTGTTCCCGCCCAAATCACCGGCGCGGGGTCAATCAGTGGGACAAGTGGGAATAACCCCTTAGGGTTGGTGGTTGGCGGGCAGGCTTATGTTCCAGCGGGCGGCAATGTGAACGTCCGGCGGCAGCCAGCCGTTGCTGCCGATAACGTCGTTGGGCTGCTCCGTCCGGGCGATGTGGTAATCATTCAGAGCGGTCCGCAGGTGGTCAACGGGCTGCGCTGGTGGAATGTCGTGCGCACTCCCGATGGGCTAAGCGGATGGGTCGTGGATCAATTCACCAATGCGGCGGGGAATATCGAAAACAACCTGATGCCGCGTTAG
- the coaD gene encoding pantetheine-phosphate adenylyltransferase, whose translation MRRGVYPGSFDPAHFGHIDIVTRAARVFEEVYVAVYDRPAKKLLFNVHERVAMLEKSLHALSNVKVASYSGLTVDYAKKIGAYAIIRGLRVFSDFELEFRMALANRRLAPEIEMVTFIADERHLHLSSSTVREVASLGGDVSSMAPSHICEALGQKFSEQRQNGIERDYVISLGDS comes from the coding sequence ATTCGTCGCGGGGTGTACCCGGGTTCGTTTGACCCAGCGCATTTTGGGCATATTGACATTGTGACGCGAGCGGCGCGGGTTTTCGAGGAAGTCTATGTCGCCGTTTATGACCGCCCGGCGAAGAAACTGCTGTTCAATGTCCATGAGCGCGTTGCCATGTTGGAGAAATCCCTGCACGCCCTTTCCAACGTAAAGGTTGCATCCTACAGCGGATTGACTGTAGACTATGCGAAAAAGATTGGCGCGTATGCGATCATTCGCGGCTTGCGGGTTTTTTCTGATTTTGAGTTGGAATTCCGCATGGCGCTGGCAAACCGCCGCCTAGCGCCAGAAATTGAGATGGTCACCTTCATTGCCGATGAGCGTCACCTTCATCTCAGTTCCAGCACCGTGCGCGAGGTTGCCTCACTTGGCGGGGATGTCTCCAGCATGGCGCCGTCTCATATTTGCGAGGCGTTAGGGCAAAAATTTAGTGAACAGCGCCAAAATGGAATTGAGCGCGATTACGTGATCAGTTTGGGTGATTCTTAA